Below is a window of Populus trichocarpa isolate Nisqually-1 chromosome 3, P.trichocarpa_v4.1, whole genome shotgun sequence DNA.
GTTTTATGGGCAAGACGCAATGTATTTTATTTCGTGTATTCaaagttgattttgtttattgCTGAAATGGCATGCTCAATTAGTCTGGACTACATGGAAGAGTTTTCATTAGGTGGCCTCCCAAGTGTGATAAAATCCTTGACTTTCACTTTCAAAGCTTAAGTGATCTTGATTAGATAGAGACGGGAGTCTGAAAAAATCAGGTTCTAATGCCTTAAGGGTGAAAGGGCACCACCGGAGGTTTTTGGGGCAACCCTTGTATATTTCAAAAACCCTTTTAAGAATGATGAATTTCCCCTGGAACCTTTGCAAAACTAACAGTGGAAAAGCTAAGGTTTGAGAAATCATTAGGCTTGGGCCTGTCTTTGATTAGCATAGAGTTGCGATCTTTTTTGGTTTTACCTTGTTGGGACTTTCGGGACACTAATTGCACATTGCATGGTGGTGTTTGCCTTTGTTGTGGTTTTCATATGGGGAGAGAAGAGGGTTCTCCTTAGAAATAGACTTCACATGTATATGCTGGTTTTCTTTTTGATGTGGGATTTGATTCACTTTGCGTGCTGTTAAGTTGTAAGCTATTGtgtataggaaaaaaaaaaggttatctGGTAAAAGGATGGGATCCGCTCCTTTTAGTTTGTTGCTAAAGATATGCATGTCTTGTGTAGAGCATTTAGGGGGGTTATGGCTGCACAAAGATATGGTTAAGCATCTAGTAGCTGAAGGTTTTTGCTTGAGATCATGTACttggtttttattgttaaaaattgttttgtatCTTTATCTTAATGAAAGTTGTGAGAAAGGAGCTTGGAAAGTTGTTAGAAAATTTCACTTCATAttctgtttccttttcttttacatattGTCATTGATGCTCTCCATATTTATACAATAGTCTTTTGTTATTGCCTGCaatatattattagtttttcttcTACTTTGATGTTTTGGAACttggtttttaattgatttgatctACTAGGGAGCAGCTGGTGGAGCCGAAGCTAGGCCATTTGTGACATATCACAATTCACTTGGAAGGGATCTCTACCTTAGAATTGCAACTGAGCTTCACTTAAAGAGAATGCTGGTGATGTTATATTCTTAAATCTTTATTACAAACttctctaataaaaatattctattgGTAAACTTAGAGAAAAAGGGGAAAAGGGGTTATCAATGAGGTGGCTATAACAGGATCCATTGATTTAGAAACACATGACAGTGGATCATTTACCATTCATCTCCTAtagcttcatttttttcagAGACTTTAACACTGAATCGATTTCCTGCTCATGTTTATCTGTTCTCCTTTAAGGGACAGGAAAAACCTCAAGTGCATGTATATTCTTCTTTAATTGGTAACTTTTTTCAGCTTTACTTAACAAAACTTGTAACTTGTAATGGCAGGTTGGGGGATTTGAAAAGGTATATGAGATTGGCAGAATTTTCAGAAATGAGGGTCTTTCACCGCGTCATAATCCTGAATTTACAACCATAGAGGTAATCTCTTGGTACTATCATATCCAATCTATTTCTGTTCTGAACTGTATGCAATccattttgatgttttattttgttgagtGAAGCTCTGATTCATATTGATATTAGCTTGATCATAGATGTATGAAGCATATTCGGATTACCAGAGCATGATGATCATGGCAGAGGAAATTGTCACTCGATGTGCTCTTGCTGTTCACGGCAAGCTTACCCTAGAATTCCAGGCAATGACACTCTTGCAACATGAGTTCTGCTGCTGAGTTTATTTTATGTCTCCATGAAGATACTTGAAAAACTTATGCACGTTTTATCAATTTACCACTTAATAACGTCTCAGAGAGACTGGTTTTGACTCTGCAAAACTTTTGTACTGCTTCAATGCAGGGTGTAGAGATTTGTTTAGAGCGGCCCTGGAGAAGGGAAACCATGCACAATCTTGTAAAAGAAGCCACTGCTATTGATTTCAATGATTTGGGTGATGATCTTGAAGTTGCTAAAGATGTCACCTTGAGGACTCTTGGATCTGGACTTGAAGGTAAAGACAAATCTGCCATTGCAGCATGTCCTTCTGTTGGGCACCTCGTTAATGAGGTAAATATGCTTTTAGTTTCTTCTTACGATTATATtcgcaatttgtttttttcagccATTTTCCAGTTGAATGCTTCTTCTGTCTTTAGACTTTTTTTGGCGAGTTCTGTCTTCAGGCTCTTCAAAATGCTTTATTGCTCAAAATGTTTAGTGTCTTTTGACATgggtatatttattatattttattttacaagataTCTTTTGCACATTCTGAagattatcatttaatttatttggccAGCTTTTTGAAATCATTGTAGAGCCAAAGCTCATGCAACCCACATTTGTTTTGGACTATCCTATTGAGATATCTCCTCTAGCCAAGCCACACCGAAGGTACAAAATTTACAAGCCAACGATGCAACTGTTGAAGTTCTTTCTTTTCAAGTGTTATAAAGCATACGAGTATTTGTCACTCAACTATTCATACTTGAACTCCTGGATTTTCTTGTGAAGTTATCCTTTTAATTCATCATATTATACTTCATTGACTTAGACTCCAGCATGAACTTGGTGTGGAGCAGAAGCATATTGGTGCAACCACTCCTTTATGCAATATGCACTCTTTGTGCATGCATGTGGCTTTGTATgctgagatgaaaaaaaataaaaattggttatcataaatgaaaagacaattgttacagttttttctttaattctttttggtAATCTGTTATTCCTTTCCACAACAGGCATGTAGGCTTGACCGAGAGATTTGAACTATTCATCTGTGGTCGTGAAATGGCGAATGCATTTTCCGAATTGACTGATCCCATGGATCAGGTAACTTAAGTGCCAGCTTACTATTTTGCTCTCTCTCATTGCAGCTGCTCTTTCATTTTTAACTATTAATCTTTTCTGTCATTTttggatatttaattttttttcctgtatgaattatttcattttgtgCTTTAATAAATGTCTGCTTGGACTCTTATAATTCCATTCTTGTTATTTGGTTAGCATATAGATGACATAAAGCTTCATtaggaagagaaaaacaaatagtttCATTTCCATTATAAGACAAAAGATAAGACTGTTAATTTTAAATGGTGGCAGAGAGGACGCTTGGAAGAGCAAGTGAGACAGCATAATGAGAAGAGAGCTTCAGTTGCTTCAGAAGCAGATGGTGCAGATGGCAAAAGCAAGAAAGACGATGATGAATCGTATGAAGTAACCCTTGATGAGGACTTTTTAACAGCTTTAGAATATGGAATGCCTCCAGCTTCAGGAATGGTATGGCCATCTCTTTTGttctataattttctttatatctatttttacaagCCAATCATGATGGAAGGAAATGGTTTTGTCCCAGGGACTCGGAATAGACAGACTGGTGATGCTGTTGACAAACTCTGCAAGTATCCGAGATGTTATTGCTTTTCCCGTCCTCAAGATTCAGCAGTAGATTCAATACAACGACTTGGTGGATTGGCTATGGCAATTTCACCCACCTTCTGGGCATCTGGCATCAACACGATGATTGAGTGGGCTTTGACCCACTTTAGCTGTGGTCAGACCAGGAGCAGGCAAAACCAGACCTTGTTCAAACTGTGTTGGGTGCAAGGCTGGTTACGAGGTTCACATGCCTCGTCATCCTCACCCATATTTtgactatttaattttttttaagacattGCCATTACATATTGATCACAACCATTAGATTGACATTGTTTCTCAAGGCATTGAACTGTGTTTAAAcctcatttttaaaaacaagaaacgTATCAAAAGCATCAAGACTGATGGCCTCGGATTATCAATGGCAGCAGTAGTACTGAAAGATAGATGGACCTTCCAAAAGATGCATGCATGTCTATCAGCTCCATCTCTTGTTCCATGAGCATTCAAGCATTCCTATTTCGAATGgcagttcaataaaaaaaaagcaaaatattaaaaaaaaattcaaagaaactaTGAGCCGCTGTATCACAAGGTTTTTAACGATTGGTTCTGTTAATCCAATAGTTCATGTGTGTTCTTTACGAAAGATCCTTTGTGCAACTGTGTGTGTTTATACACTCCATTAGTCTATCTCACTCTGAGACTTTTGACAAGTTTTGAAGGTTCTAAGTTGGAAACAGTCCACCTTCAGTTACTTCAGTTCATTTGTCGTGCCAAATAGAAGACCATAGTGGGGATTCTGTGGGGCACTGGAGAAGCCGAAgagacataaaagaaaaggaatcgaTCATTTATTATAACTGTAATAACTACTAAGTGGCAAAAATCACACATAAAGAAGGgaggaaaaataaaagtgatggCAAGGAAGAGGAAGGTGGAAAGTAGTGCAGCGATCATAGATGAGAGTGATAAAGTTCTGTATTCAGTGTTTGGAAATTTTGCTAGGAACTCTCTCAATTATACTCTCAAGCTATCAGTCATAAAATGCTTTCATTTGAAGCTGGACAAAGACATGCTCTTGTGAGACCATAaaaagttcttttcttttttgttcaataTTTTGTATCTCTTGATGTGTTGGGATTCATCTTTATTGAATTTGAGGAAAACCCATTTAAGGATTGATTGTTTTGATGCTAGTTTTGTGGATAGACGGTGTGTTTGTTCTTGAAAGTCTTGAtctttatgtatatataattggtTGTGATGATTATGCTTTTCGGGCACATATGTGATATGATTTTGGTTTAACCTCATATCAAGTTTGCTAATTTGTTGTTTTGTCTAGAGTGAATTGATTGATCACTGTGTTTACTGAATGACatgaatgatgtttttgttttcttttggccCCTTGTGCATTATTTAATGTTGGTGTCATCATGGAAGTTTAAAGCTATGGGCAACTGTGGAATAGCAATGGTATTTGAATGTTCATAGTTAAAGATTGTATTTTGTTACAATGAGAAAACTCCTAATTATCAtgatcaaataagaaaataaagctttccaagttgttatttttatggttgCAGAATGCTGAAAATCATATTGAAACTTGAATGGTAGTTCTTGGTTCTCTTGATCGCTTTCTTATCCGAGGAGCGAGCAACTGCATTAAATTGGATGAACCTGAGATTGATAGCAGTAAAACCATGGAAAAATAGTGGTGATGATCTTTTCAGGCTGAGATTGTTCAACTGGAGTTCTCACTCACAAGTCTCCTCTATTTATCATGGGATTATCATGATAGGCTGCAGATGAGTGGTACTGCAGTATCATCTGCATGATTGTTGACATCTACATGATTAGCCTTATTCAAGCCATTGGAAAATACAACATCCCTCCAATGTTCTTATAAATCATCCACTCAGACATTACCATTTGTTTTCTTCAGGAGAAACTGAGTACTGGATGGCAGTGAAGCAGCAAGGTGACAACAGAAGATATCTCTGCCTATCTGCGGGTTTCGCTATGAGTTTTTACTTGCAATCCTTTCTGTTACACTTCAGGAAAAGCACTTGGTTTTCATTTGAAGCATTCTTCTGACCTTTGGAATTTTGATTGCTGAAGATGGAAGTAACTCTTCATTGACCATTCGTCTCTAAGTTTTTATGGCATCATAAAGGTAGGTTTTCTGTTTAAGATTACCAAGGTGTGGGAATTGTGAGTGCTGTTAAAACCTTCTGAGAGTGAACTTGGGTTGCTGCTGACAAGCTGATCACATGCTCCAAGTACCGGCTAAATGCTGGGAAGGCATGGCCTTTTGTTGAAGCTGCAAACAGTTTCTGTGAACACCATGCTATTTTCCCGTCTAGTCATGCAAAATCTGATTGTGATtcatcttatttattttgttttgaattcttttgatgGACGAGCTGAACAATAACTCCAATGCTAGTTATGAGTCCATGGTGGCCAGTAAAGATGAACTTATCTTTCACAACTCCTGTCAGACAGAgtcaagataaaaacaaaaacctgtGTTTTGCTTTCGATTCAGAAATGGATACAACTCCTGAAGGATCTGTTCACTAATTTATCTCAATCTTCATGAGAATTTGTATAGATTGATAAATTGTTTCATGTGATGATAACACTCCATTGATCTGTCCACTCCACTTCCTAATCTTGGAAAATTCAACTCTATTCTTTTTATCTCTATCCCACATGGAGAGATCACTTCATGCTGGTCCTATTTCTCTTATCTCTCTATGTCTGTCACGCTTTGGTGGTAAAGTTTGGTTATATAATAGGCTACATCGCTTCTCAACTCCGTGATTCCAACTTTGTTAGGGCTTCAAAGACAAGATAATTTGTGAGATGACGAGGCAagtattatattttatctaCCTTGAGAAACAGTTCTAATGTCTCTTAATGCATTAGATATTTACCATGAAGATTGTTGGCGACGACAAAGGCGACTGGAGATGTCCTTTGGTGGCAGAATATGTTGAATGGATGGATGGTTGCTTAGCAGGCATAATGGTTGCCACTTGTTTTACTATGATGTACAGTTTTGAAGGATCACCCGAGTAACACATTCCAAAACACTTTGTCCTATATGCCCACTAATTGATGGGAGAGGTCCGCTGAGGCAACAATGGAGCACTTTGAGCAGAAAACCTTAACAGCTTCGTAAACCTAGCAAGTCTCAGTATCTATTATTGTAAAAGGTAATACATGTGGTTATGATATCATGCAAGACAGGGGGAGGGGCCAATGCTCCCACAATCAAACACATGGGCATGCGTTTGTcccaaaaaaacacagaaaaggtGTCAAAATTGACACCCATGTTCATGTCACAAACTTTACCAAGGCTGTGTTTTTGCTTTGCATCATCACTACCTTTGATTGGCTTCTGTAATAATGTGGTTTCCAAATGTCTAGCATTCGAATTTCGATCTACGCTCCACTTTTTTGACGTGTTAACGTGTTGCACATCTTGATAATGAGTGCCTGTACCTAATTCTATCATCATTAGTTATTTTAAGATGCTTGATCTAAATCTTCTCAAAACCCCACCAAAGACTTCTAAATTGATGTCTTCATCTTAAggatcttgaaaaaaataacagtgAGATGGGGAATTCCCTGCAAGAAAATTGGTGTTTTGATGCTATGGAAACATGGAGGAGTGGAGGGATTATGTGACTAGAGGGGACTTTGGTTTAGCAGCTGGGTTGAGATTGCGACTGTGCTTTCTGTTAAATTTTGATTACCAATCAAGCTTGGAAAGCGAACATCTAGCTCACCCTTAGGCTCCTTTTACCTCGACCAAAATGTTTGGTTAAtcgatatatatattatagttttatatgaatttaattgaaaatcctttctttaaaacttaattacaaaaaaaaaaactataatttatatcttttttatatttgttaaacgTGGTTTCCATGGGATGGTGCTAGAGAAACAAAGTAGTGCAACCAATTTGATTGATGGTGGCAGAGCAATGTTGTCAAAAGGTGTATCATGTCATCCATGTTACTCATCAAAAGTtgtgtaaattattttatctgatccttgtttttcaataaaataatttattgtatcATGTCATccctatatttttatatttgttcatgACTAACTAAGTTCTTCTGCTGGTTGTTTGTCACAACttgggtcctttttttttctttctaaaatgcccttcaattttaatcaaaatttccaATCTCATCCACTGAAACAAGATTAAAAATGCTTGTAAAAAGGATAATTAgaaatctcaaaataaattaactatcAACATGGATTAAAAGACCTTTAACTTGTGTTATTCAGAATCGAAAGggctaatttataaaatcattaaaaagggactaaattatatttttctcaaaagtCGTTTTTGTCTGCTAGAAAAGCTTTCTAGATAGATTTTCCATGGAGTTGAGGAGGCAActaaagaaagaataaagagGAAAGCAAATTGAGGGGCTAGCATGAGCCTTTGACTCCTCAATAAAGCAGTAGCTTTGCTTTTGCTTAAAATCTTCTAAATTTCTTAGAAAACTTAATCCAGATAATAAGGAATAAATCCAAACTCTTGAAAGCTAAGGAATAAATCTTCTAAATTTCAATAGTCATTGACTCAAAAAACCTATATAAAGCTACAAAACTTTAATGAATAGTCTACTTGATCGTGATTAGTAACTGGGGACCTCATCTGCTTTGGAAACTTTAATGCCTAATCATTGGATAAGAAGATAAGGATGCTTAATTGCTTGTTAGGCAAACCATAGGAGAATTATATTGGCCAAAGGTGCTTGTACAAGAGaagattaatataaaagataaacaaTCTTGAAGCATTATGTTCTTTGAATATTGCTACTTGAGATATGCTAATCAATTAAATGTGATTTGTTTTATACGAGAAGAGTATTATATTTGGCAATGCTTTAATCCATGATGGAGGATATCTTCCTACATTTGTTCTTCCCATATCCCATTCCAGTGACCACAATCTTTTATAATCTTGTTTTTACTTTGCGTTTGCATAAAGAATTTGTCAAACCAGCTCATATAACAAGggggaaataatatttttcacaataaaataatttcttcttctccttctccttcttgcAAAATGACATGTTGGGTGGTGAAAAGGCAAGGCAATTGCCATGTTTTATACTTTATTAATATAgactatatttttataataaaatatttagccaGTTACTGATAAATCAAATCCCCCTTTTGGAGGGACTAACAGTTACATTGCAATATACAGAATATTTGGACAGTTGGTTTTTATCTTCCAAATCATAggatctctctctttctatctctCTAAGCTTTCACCTTCTTTTTGTTCTTACATATCTGACTAGATTTCTTGCTCCTTCTTTCATGATTGATTGACAGTGCAGAGGTGAAATGAAAGGGGTAGCATTGTCATTTCCTGCAATATTAATCTTACATCATTTTGTTCTGTCTTGTTAAGATTACAACTGCTGTCTTTTTCTATCATTGAAATAGTGGAAACAGAGGTCTTGTAACTCTGGAAGGACAGTTTTGTAGTCCATTGAGTCTCTTATTTTATCACCAAATACCTTAAAGACTCAAACTTGTTTCTGGGTTTTACTTGTTTCCCTGAAAGTTTTTGACTTGATTCCTCCTTTTGATCTGTAAACTCAAACAAGTGCCCCACTTGAGTTTAATTTGGTTCTGTGTTGTCAATACAAGTTATTTTGCTCTTATGTTCTTCGatttttgactattttttttgcTAGGTTGACAACAGTTTTGTCTGTTGAAAGATATTATCTTTTATACCTCGCCTTGTTgggtttgcttgtttttcattcaaattattgAAATTCAATGAGGAAAAGTTTCAAGAATTAGATCCATGCTTTTGAATTGGAGTTATGAAATGGGctaatttttttgtagtttgattgatgataaagaaaatattttgttcatGAGGGTTTTGTTCAGCAAGATCCACTGTCCTTCCTTCATTTGCTTTTGCAAACCCTCTCCTAGTATATACACACCAGGACCATTGAAATTGGAAAACAGTCCTCATGTGCCTTCAACTGCAGTTATATCAGTTGCTGATGCCTCCTCTAATGATAATCACGTGCTTAGTGATTCCATTGAGGTGAAGGAAGGGAGTGTAGGTGTTGATGGGAAGCAACCAGAGTCTCAGAATAGCCTCAAAAGTAGTCTAAAAAGGGCAGCTTTTGATTCCAAAGAGGTTGATAAGAAGAAAGTGCAGTGGATAGATTTCTTAGGGAAAGAACTTGTTGAGATCAGAGAATTTGAGTCcaggtttgtatttttttgtggtCTCTGTTATCTCTATCTACATTTTTCTTGTACAATGCAATGTTTAGTTCTGTATAAAGTGCACTTGCTGAAGTTGATGAAATTTGGGATGGGATGATTGATATGCAGCCCAAAATGTTCCTAATTTTCCATCCGTGTgctaattattgaaaaaaaaaatgaggctaTAGATTAATTTGGTGCTAGGAAATGTTAGTTAATGTCATATAATATACTGATTGGCcgaaatttttattgaaaagataaaGTCCTATTTGTAGGGATTATGAACACTTGTTGGAGATGGGATGAACAAGTAAGAATGGTTTGATCAAATTCTGTTAATGGTCTCATTGATTAACTGCCTGTAGCACTTCTAGTCCCTTCAGCTATAgcatttgttgttgttgttgttgtactgGTGTTGAATGCTGTGCAAAGAAGCTTCTTCTAGGGTAAGGAAGGGAAGTTCCTTCTTAAGGCTGCATTTTCTGTGGTGGATAAGTTCTTATTGTTAGAATTGTTAGAAAGCAGTAAGCTTTAATTGGTCCTAGAAAACAATACTCTTACATTGATCTGTTTATAAACGAGGACAATGGCATCCTAAGTTCATAACTCAATGTGATCAGATAAAAAGTTTTTGCTTGGGATGGGCTAATGATTTCCAGGGAACATATGAATAGACTAGATGGCCATATTAATCTCCTTCTTTGTGATATCTTGAAGAATGGAAAATCCTTTGTTGATTCTATGATATAGTTAAGAGATTGACTTAACAGAAAAGAATATTTAGCAGCATTTTGTGTTCCATTCAATTTTGTCTCTCTTTTAGGTTCCCGACTTCTGTCTTGGTCAACTCTCTTCCTGAGCAGGAATGCGAGGATAGTGTTTGGTTTTGCACACATATGATGGTATAAACTATTTGTTGAGTTTTAGAGATGGTATTTTGACTCGTCTAAAGGATTCTGCCATGTAATTTCTGTCTGTAAAGGATTCAAATCCTTAATTCAATCTGTTACTGCTTGTGCATTAACTGTATAGAAAATTGGCTTGATCAAGTGATTTCAAGCCATTTGGCTTGCATCACATGACTGCAAACATTGTCAAGAACATATCCTGAAAACGTTGACAATCCATTTGCTTGAGATATATGTAATTATTATCACTTTTTATTGGGCAATTAAAGTCCTAATCCCCTGAATCTTGTGCAACCCCTAGAGGAGTGCAATTGCTCGTCGCATTAGCAGCTCTAATCATATAGAAAATCTGCATTTTTATGATGCATGTTTCAACTTGCTTTTGTCTCTAAACAACACACACTACAATGCTGCTTTTCTAGCATTTCAGTAcctcttctagtttttttttttttttttgaattctatttttatggATTGTTTATAACCAATATATTTCATATCTGGATTGTTCCCAAcctaataatatttcttttaatctgtttttcccttttaaacAGTGAAACAGAAGATAGTGACAGTGAAGATCAGAGCAATAGGGGCTGTGTTTGTACAATTCTTTGACATCTATTATATAGCATCCTTCTTGTGCAAGTTTCCGAAGCGACTGCATCAATTATAAgagaaagatgaaaataatttgTGACTACTCTCAGTCTATTCATCCCCTAGGGAAGACTCTAAGAAACTGAAGTGGAGTTAGATCAGGTTCCCATTCACTTCTGCTCTGCTGAATCTACCctcaaatcaaaatatatcCAGGAGAGAAGTCAAAATAGTTGATATGAAATGGGAAAAATATTGTCTCTTCCAATTCTTTTACAATGTAATGGCTCATTCATTTAGCAATTATGACATTACATACAAGTTCACAATCTAACTCCTGTTAAGTCACTTCTTTTATGACATTGGGTACTTATCATCATGTTAGATTCATGATTCCCtcaatgaattttataaagCTGTTATTATAGCATGTTTCTGCATGAATTTACTTGACCTCCTTCTCATGAAAATTACTAGACTGTGGTTAGAGTGAGTTAACACTGCACCATCTGCTATTTCCTTAtctgattttgttttactttgcaTGTGGGTTAATGATTCTGAAGTTGTGTTGATTAGTAACGGATACGAAGAGTAAAATGTTGCGTTTGTTACCATTCTAAACTACCAAAAAGGGCTGAATGAACTTCACAGGCTTGAAGAATGCGAACAAATTGTAGAACAGTTCGTTTGGACATAGCATGCCCAATTGGATGTATTCTTGCAATTGCAGCTCTTGACACTTCTAACTAGATTCGTAGAACGCACGGCACTTGTTACCATTGATCCCTTGTTGACAGCAGTACAGCGAAAGCAGGACCTAGTTGTTTGACCATGGATTGAAAAACTCAGCCAAACCTAAAACTTTGCCCTTCAGTATGATCGGCGGGCATTTTGAGATGGTAGCTTGCCTATAAACCCAGTGAAAAGTATGGTTGCTATTATTGCAAAAAAGCCTACTGAATATCCAATCCCCGCACCTTGCCATGAAAACCATGAGTCATCTGTTTCTGGTAGCTTTACCGGCGGCTGCTCTGTTGGCATACCACATAATCCACTGTTGTTGGCATATGAGTTTGAATCATTCATTGTGTCCATTTGGCCACCCACTGGAATCTGACACTCGAGTTTGTTGTTACTCATTCTTGATAATtgtcaataacaataataattttattgaattaaaaacaattaactacaaagattttattgtaaaaaaaagaagatagttTCTGAAGGTTGCTCAGACCTCCCAAAGAATATATTCAAGGTTCAATTCTCCCATGACTTAATAGACGGTCCCCATAAGTTtttcccattatttttttttccatacttTAGAATTCTacttaaatagaaaagaaaaacaaattcaaatttaaaagtaaatcaAGGCTAGAATTCccaagcatagttttgaaatccggcCCGGCCAagtgggtcgacccgggacccggccaaCCCGGGGCtagaaccgggccgggttgaagaaaaaatagaggaaggaaaaacccggcgtgacccggcgggttgaccaGACAAGACCCAgtcaaaaacctggttgcacccgttgacttttttttttactaaaatgacgtcgttttgatttaaaaaagaattgacccgggcgacccggtcaaaactcgGAACCCGGGCCgagtctaaaaactatgatcctaagtctaagaatcacttacacaactgtcATGTGAGCCTTTTCATAAATACAAATGATCTTTCTATATGGAATTTTCATGTGGGTAAGTTCAGTATACATGTCATATGGCAAGCacatacatattagttttacGTATCTTTCATACCGCAACTTGTgagaacaaatatttttttttttaaaagaaaaaacataatatgcatcagtctcaacaactctaattaatatatagtctttaatataatattgacaAGAAACATTTAGAAACAATACTTTAATACAATGAGAacctcataattataacaactttataattttctttgcataatatttttttttaatgactatTTATCTTTATtcagattcattaatcaaatattatgtttattaataaaatatttgatggatattaaaaataaataaatttttattaataaattaaatatatttacataatcAAAAACAATGTCATGTTTACAGGTATGTATACCGGAGAGTCAATGCCGTGTTCGCTGGGAACAGGTTCTTGTTTAGCAATAAGAACGAGATGGTAGCCAAGTTCGCTGAAGAAGCTGTTGAAGTCAAGCTTGGTTGATGCAGTTGGTGGTGACGCTAAGAGGATGAGGATGATACTCTTGACACTCACTGATCGAGATGCACTCAAAGCGGTTCATAGACAGGATGGATTTGGCCACACGAAACCATATTAGGACACACTGGGAAGGTATATTAGGATACTCTTAACATTTGCTTGTGACTGCAGATGCATCTTGTAGTCATGATATTCTCGAC
It encodes the following:
- the LOC18097228 gene encoding lysine--tRNA ligase, chloroplastic/mitochondrial; the encoded protein is MEALKIWSLSSKPFNLRHLLHFASSSASVTTTKHSYSTHVLRCCSTTSTTTTRTAGRNRRQSSSSSTSDRDAIRALRLKKVEELRSKGLEPYAYNWDRTHTANHLQEIYKYLANGEESNGESDQVSIAGRIVARRAFGKLAFLTLRDDSGTIQLYCEKDRLLNDQFEQLKAHVDVGDILGVNGSMKRTEKGELSVCVSSFSILTKSLLPLPDKYHGLTDVDKRYRQRYVDMISNPEVADVFRKRAKIVSEIRKTVELLGFVEVETPVLQGAAGGAEARPFVTYHNSLGRDLYLRIATELHLKRMLVGGFEKVYEIGRIFRNEGLSPRHNPEFTTIEMYEAYSDYQSMMIMAEEIVTRCALAVHGKLTLEFQGVEICLERPWRRETMHNLVKEATAIDFNDLGDDLEVAKDVTLRTLGSGLEGKDKSAIAACPSVGHLVNELFEIIVEPKLMQPTFVLDYPIEISPLAKPHRRHVGLTERFELFICGREMANAFSELTDPMDQRGRLEEQVRQHNEKRASVASEADGADGKSKKDDDESYEVTLDEDFLTALEYGMPPASGMGLGIDRLVMLLTNSASIRDVIAFPVLKIQQ
- the LOC7461349 gene encoding uncharacterized protein LOC7461349 — translated: MRVLFSKIHCPSFICFCKPSPSIYTPGPLKLENSPHVPSTAVISVADASSNDNHVLSDSIEVKEGSVGVDGKQPESQNSLKSSLKRAAFDSKEVDKKKVQWIDFLGKELVEIREFESSETEDSDSEDQSNRGCVCTIL